A section of the Kluyveromyces lactis strain NRRL Y-1140 chromosome F complete sequence genome encodes:
- the COA6 gene encoding Coa6p (similar to uniprot|Q3E846 Saccharomyces cerevisiae YMR244C-A Hypothetical ORF) gives MGWFSKQKEMDDPTKAPSRSSRKQCWESRDLFFGCLDKISVVNALDPKHQKAIKASCSAEEAKFEQDCATSWISYFKEKRVVDFKREKFLKEMEEQQK, from the coding sequence ATGGGTTGGTTTAGCAAGCAAAAGGAAATGGATGATCCTACAAAGGCACCTTCAAGATCGTCTAGGAAACAATGCTGGGAGTCTAGAGATTTGTTCTTCGGATGTCTAGATAAGATTAGTGTTGTTAACGCACTTGATCCAAAGCATCAGAAGGCTATCAAGGCGTCGTGCTCTGCCGAAGAGGCAAAGTTTGAACAAGACTGTGCTACTAGCTGGATAAGCTATtttaaagagaaaagagtCGTCGATTTTAAGAGGGAAAAATTCCTGAAAGAAATGGAGGAACAGCAAAAATGA
- the GYP8 gene encoding GTPase-activating protein GYP8 (some similarities with uniprot|P43570 Saccharomyces cerevisiae YFL027C GYP8 GTPase-activating protein for yeast Rab family members Ypt1p is the preferred in vitro substrate but also acts on Sec4p Ypt31p and Ypt32p involved in the regulation of ER to Golgi vesicle transport) yields MSLEWEDTAFDMASLSFISDLNQSKLKRVIVANALQNEDLASLEHLGTSRFGFVNSQLRSQAWLSILQSRVKGSHACGSLKEPHKDEYQVNLDVNRSFSFIKDSSEKLQLRDLLYDTIVKTLRKFPQLNYYQGYHEVVSVFVLVCDRDSLNETVELFTLLYLRDYMMDSLQCTLEQLEVLSQFIMERDADLAKILQLNQKKPIFAIASVLTLLIHNFENFEEDSPIFSIFDIVITTNNLSNLFVVYTELLIYFKVPILKQVEAYEIDFENDMDLIHSVVQQTLLKFLTRSSWDEILTQARLRLNNSTVRVAKYVNKYSSLISVSNIEFSELINVLSKEIEWDASRKIVKASPKIPLFVKWSLVIGIIAAVIKVGSSHTNTIHSSSLIDSLKKVLSP; encoded by the coding sequence ATGAGTTTGGAATGGGAAGACACTGCTTTTGATATGGCTTCATTGTCCTTCATTTCTGATCTGAACCAGAGTAAATTGAAACGAGTCATTGTTGCCAATGCTTTACAGAACGAGGATTTGGCGAGTTTAGAACATTTGGGTACTTCCAGATTTGGGTTTGTAAATTCGCAATTGCGAAGTCAGGCATGGTTGAGTATTTTGCAGTCCAGAGTCAAAGGGTCACACGCATGCGGGTCGTTGAAAGAGCCGCATAAGGACGAATATCAAGTGAACTTAGACGTGAATAgatcattttcttttattaaAGATTCTTCAGAAAAATTACAATTAAGGGATCTGCTCTATGATACGATTGTGAAAACTTTAAGAAAGTTCCCACAGTTAAATTATTACCAGGGATATCATGAGGTTGTGTCAGTTTTTGTACTAGTCTGTGACCgtgattctttgaatgaaacaGTAGAACTTTTTACATTACTATATCTCAGAGATTATATGATGGACTCTCTACAGTGTACTTTGGAACAACTCGAAGTATTAAGTCAATTTATCATGGAAAGAGATGCTGACTTAGCGAAAATCTTACAATTGAACCAGAAAAAGCCCATATTTGCCATTGCTTCCGTTTTGACCTTATTAATTCACAATTTcgaaaactttgaagaagacaGCCctattttttcaatctttgaTATCGTAATAACGACCAATAATTTATCTAATCTGTTCGTCGTTTATACAGAACTGTTAATTTATTTTAAGGTGCCAATTTTAAAACAAGTGGAGGCttatgaaattgattttgagaATGACATGGACCTGATACATTCTGTAGTACAACAAACTTTGCTGAAATTTCTAACCCGATCATCATGGGATGAAATATTAACCCAGGCAAGACTACGGCTAAACAATAGTACGGTTAGAGTGGCAAAATATGTCAACAAATACAGTAGTTTGATATCTGTATCCAATATTGAGTTCTCTGAATTAATAAAcgttctttcaaaagaaatagaatgGGACGCTTCAAGGAAAATCGTCAAAGCGTCACCAAAGATTCCACTATTTGTTAAATGGTCTCTCGTTATAGGCATAATTGCGGCTGTAATCAAGGTGGGTTCTTCACATACCAACACTATACATAGTTCTTCGTTGatagattctttgaaaaaggtGCTAAGTCCGTAA
- a CDS encoding cation diffusion facilitator family transporter (similar to uniprot|P20107 Saccharomyces cerevisiae YMR243C ZRC1 and to uniprot|P32798 Saccharomyces cerevisiae YOR316C COT1), which produces MLSGKEARIVTLLVIDTTFFFIELISGYMVHSLALIADSFHMLNDIISLVIALWAVNVAKNKNPDAKYTYGWKRAEILGALVNAVFLIALCVSILIEAIQRFFQPQEITNPKLVLIVGCFGLVSNFIGLALFHSDGGHGHGHSHGGAPDLEHGEEEDDDNEHGHGHSHGHSHQTNGLDEGSDYEPETIEDMMPHSIVERTFSPKSTPVDSSYDDEDDESTGLLTEQHLNKTLAKVKKQKKSKQRSMNMHGVFLHVLGDALGNVGVIATALFIWKTDFSWRFYTDPAVSLLISLIIFSSAIPLSLKASRILLQATPSNVSADDVKHDILSLPGVVSVHDFHIWNLTESLYIASVHVEIQSNPEEFMNIAQVIRSIFHRYGIHSATVQPEFVGSGAVTEDIARRFSRIAGGGVYGSTTNLTGCTIDENAQCNSETCLQ; this is translated from the coding sequence ATGCTAAGTGGTAAGGAGGCGAGGATAGTGACCTTATTGGTCATCGATACtacctttttcttcatcgaGTTGATTTCCGGTTATATGGTTCATTCGTTGGCTTTGATTGCTGATTCTTTCCATATGTTAAACGATATTATCTCTCTTGTCATTGCATTATGGGCGGTTAACGTTGCCAAGAATAAGAATCCGGATGCTAAGTACACTTACGGTTGGAAAAGAGCTGAAATTTTAGGTGCTTTAGTGAACGCCGTTTTCTTAATTGCTCTTTGTGTTTCCATCTTGATTGAAGCtattcaaagattcttcCAGCCGCAAGAGATTACCAACCCTAAACTTGTGTTAATCGTTGGTTGTTTCGGTTTAGTTTCTAACTTTATTGGGTTAGCTTTATTCCATAGTGACGGTGGTCATGGGCATGGTCATAGCCATGGAGGTGCTCCGGATTTGGAACacggtgaagaagaagatgatgacaACGAACATGGTCATGGTCACAGCCATGGTCATTCTCACCAGACTAATGGATTAGATGAAGGTAGCGACTACGAACCAGAGACCATCGAAGATATGATGCCTCATTCTATCGttgaaagaactttttCCCCTAAATCTACTCCTGTAGATTCTTCTTACGACGACGAAGACGATGAATCCACTGGATTGTTAACCGAACAGCACTTGAACAAAACTCTGGCCAAGGTcaagaagcaaaagaaatcaaagcaACGTTCTATGAACATGCACGGTGTCTTTTTACATGTTTTAGGTGATGCGTTGGGTAACGTTGGTGTCATTGCAACGGCATTGTTCATCTGGAAGACAGATTTCTCTTGGAGATTCTATACTGATCCTGCTGTGTCGTTATTGATTTCTCTGATCATTTTCTCAAGCGCTATTCCTTTATCGCTGAAGGCTTCTAGAATCTTGTTACAGGCTACTCCATCTAACGTTTCTGCTGACGATGTTAAGCATGACATTTTATCTCTACCGGGTGTCGTATCAGTTCATGACTTCCATATCTGGAACTTGACCGAATCCCTATACATCGCATCTGTCCACGTTGAAATTCAATCTAACCCTGAAGAATTTATGAACATTGCCCAAGTTATTAGGTCCATCTTCCACAGATATGGTATTCACTCTGCTACTGTACAACCAGAATTCGTTGGATCAGGTGCAGTCACTGAAGATATCGCCCGTCGATTCAGCAGAATTGCCGGTGGTGGTGTCTATGGCTCAACTACAAACTTGACTGGATGTACCATTGACGAAAATGCTCAGTGCAACAGTGAAACTTGTCTACAATag
- the ERG3 gene encoding C-5 sterol desaturase (similar to uniprot|P32353 Saccharomyces cerevisiae YLR056W ERG3 C-5 sterol desaturase catalyzes the introduction of a C-5(6) double bond into episterol a precursor in ergosterol biosynthesis mutants are viable but cannot grow on non-fermentable carbon sources), translating to MDLLLEVCDTYLLDYVYGKVFPVNMLPSSVTNSVGQFLDLNTGNLNGTAAKPAGDVYGYEPFLLEFTDYTFQSIFPRYNLFRETLTMFVLMTIFGWALYFSVATMSYLFVFDKAVFNHPRYLKNQMSLEMKQAFSAIPVMVLLTIPWFLFELNGYSKLYLDIDYKSWAGIRQLAFEVISFIMFTDCLIYLVHRWLHWPRVYRALHKPHHKWLVTTPYASHAFHPVDGYMQSVPYHLYPMIFPLQKISYLILFTFVNFWTVMIHDGEYLANDPVINGAACHTVHHLYFNYNYGQFTTLWDRLGGSYREPDQELFNKSLKKSKQTWEIQVEKMEAIKQEVEGDCDDRVYVTTKAS from the coding sequence ATGGATTTATTATTGGAAGTTTGTGATACGTATCTGTTGGATTACGTTTATGGGAAAGTATTCCCTGTGAATATGCTACCCAGCAGTGTTACCAATAGTGTTGGTCAGTTTTTGGACTTGAACACAGGAAATTTAAACGGCACTGCAGCCAAGCCAGCTGGTGATGTGTACGGTTATGAACCATTCTTGTTGGAATTCACTGATTATACGTTCCAATCAATTTTCCCTCGTTATAATTTGTTTAGAGAAACGCTAACGATGTTTGTCTTGATGACAATTTTTGGATGGGCTTTGTACTTCAGTGTCGCTACGATGTCGTACCTTTTCGTTTTTGATAAGGCTGTTTTCAATCATCCCCgttatttgaagaaccaGATGTCGTTGGAAATGAAACAGGCATTCAGTGCCATCCCAGTGATGGTTCTGTTGACTATACCATGGTTCTTGTTCGAATTGAACGGATATTCGAAGCTTTACCTCGATATCGATTATAAATCATGGGCTGGAATTCGTCAACTTGCGTTTGAAGTGATCTCTTTCATCATGTTCACCGAttgtttgatttatttGGTTCATAGATGGTTGCACTGGCCTAGAGTTTACAGGGCTTTGCACAAGCCTCATCACAAATGGTTGGTTACCACTCCATATGCGTCGCATGCGTTCCACCCAGTGGACGGTTACATGCAATCTGTGCCATACCATCTTTACCCAATGATTTTCCCATTGCAAAAAATTTCatatttgattcttttcaccTTCGTTAACTTCTGGACTGTAATGATCCACGACGGTGAATATCTGGCTAATGACCCTGTCATTAACGGTGCTGCTTGCCACACTGTGCACCATCTATATTTCAACTACAACTACGGACAATTCACTACCCTATGGGATAGATTGGGTGGTTCTTACAGAGAACCAGatcaagaacttttcaacaaatctttgaagaagagcaaACAAACTTGGGAAATCCAAGTCGAAAAGATGGAGGCCATCAAACAAGAAGTAGAAGGTGACTGTGATGACAGAGTTTACGTCACAACCAAAGCTTCTTAG
- the SPT8 gene encoding SAGA complex subunit SPT8 (similar to uniprot|P38915 Saccharomyces cerevisiae YLR055C SPT8 Subunit of the SAGA transcriptional regulatory complex but not present in SAGA-like complex SLIK/SALSA required for SAGA-mediated inhibition at some promoters) — MDDDVDEILNQNNVQNTQDDDVDMDDELEDVDVDVPNAEEDEPMDEEEQDEDAEDADDDDDEDEDRSDDEDAEDRSEDDDDDDDDDDERSDDDDDDDDEEEDEEQTENGEEGTRTGEIKQSNTHEIGDDDAESAEKESATSEKDSPSSSDGKSTEMSKLDKIHQYYTTLYRSASVAESYNILPTAAIPIQTNVQALTMSKGLRYLFLGGSDGFIRKFDFLNTVDGKLSLTIQQKNALVDSIVNAGILTSYWENEVPQPPSKVKWVKQKSEYLPLVSPVHSLAVQNECLFILAGQETGGIVMQGVRYFEGRTAHYFKGHKSIVNHLVLNDEETRFLSGSWDKTVIEWDLETGTDITKFNATSQLSSLEFRPTNAAYELPEPNLSGHNPDVDSNNVVGNGDAADIDDVDTNSLFGDDDDDDDQDDQHVATNDNTEKAEDNTQQENKDKNEIQEHTSEKKVESETISKNTLALKTDENLFLTSCIDGNIQIWDRRQPSSEIIKLGRNVSTPPWCMSACWSVDGGKVIAGRRNAVVEIYDLRKPEVVESKLKLPSISGPVSKVKAMPNNSHVVAASNDNIRIFDINHIDKTPLIIPGHHGGCISNLYVDPTCRFMISTSGNRGWQGTATDVTLIYDIELN, encoded by the coding sequence ATGGATGATGATGTGgatgaaatcttgaatcaaaataaCGTTCAAAATACTcaagatgatgatgttgaCATGGACGATGAATTGGAGGATGTAGATGTGGATGTTCCGAACGCCGAAGAGGACGAGCCGATGGACGAGgaagaacaagatgaagatgctgAAGATGCcgatgatgacgacgatgaggatgaagatcGGAGCGATGACGAAGATGCTGAAGATCGAAGtgaggatgatgatgatgatgatgatgatgatgatgaacgCAgtgatgacgatgatgacgatgatgacgaggaagaagatgaagaacagACAGAGAATGGTGAAGAGGGCACGAGAACGGGGGAAATTAAACAATCTAATACCCACGAAATTGGAGATGATGATGCCGAGAGTGCCGAAAAGGAATCCGCAACTTCTGAGAAGGATTctccatcttcttcagatgGGAAATCTACTGAAATGTCAAAGCTGGATAAGATACATCAATATTATACGACTCTTTATAGATCTGCATCTGTAGCAGAATCTTATAATATACTTCCAACTGCAGCAATACCAATACAGACTAATGTACAGGCATTGACCATGTCCAAGGGTCTACGGTATCTATTTCTCGGTGGGTCAGACGGGTTTATAAGGAAGTTTGACTTCTTAAATACTGTGGATGGTAAGCTATCACTAACTATTCAGCAGAAGAACGCATTGGTGGATTCAATTGTCAATGCGGGTATCTTGACTTCTTATTGGGAGAATGAAGTACCGCAACCTCCGTCAAAAGTAAAATGGGTAAAACAAAAGTCGGAGTATCTTCCTCTCGTCTCACCTGTCCACTCCTTGGCGGTTCAAAATGAATGTTTGTTCATACTAGCCGGACAAGAAACTGGCGGTATCGTAATGCAGGGTGTtagatattttgaaggGAGGACTGCACACTATTTTAAAGGTCATAAATCCATCGTTAACCATCTTGTACTTAATGATGAGGAAACTAGGTTTTTATCGGGTTCTTGGGACAAAACCGTCATTGAATGGGATTTGGAAACAGGAACTGATATAACCAAGTTCAATGCTACATCACAGTTGTCTTCATTAGAATTCAGACCCACCAATGCCGCCTACGAACTTCCTGAGCCTAACTTGAGTGGACACAATCCTGATGTCGATAGCAATAATGTAGTTGGCAACGGAGATGCAGCTGATATCGATGATGTTGATACTAATTCATTGtttggtgatgatgatgatgatgatgatcaGGATGATCAACACGTAGCTACCAACGATAATACCGAGAAAGCTGAAGATAATACtcaacaagaaaacaaagataaaAATGAGATACAAGAACACACatcagaaaagaaggtCGAATCAGAAACCATTAGTAAGAATACTTTAGCTTTGAAAACGGATGAAAACTTATTTTTGACGTCTTGCATTGATGGTAATATTCAAATCTGGGATCGAAGACAACCCTCGAGCGAAATTATCAAACTTGGTCGTAATGTTTCAACACCGCCATGGTGCATGTCTGCATGTTGGTCAGTAGACGGGGGTAAAGTAATAGCAGGTAGAAGAAATGCTGTTGTAGAAATATATGATTTAAGAAAGCCCGAGGTAGTGGAAAGCAAATTAAAATTGCCATCAATTTCAGGACCCGTTTCTAAAGTGAAGGCAATGCCTAACAATAGCCACGTTGTTGCGGCATCTAACGATAACATcagaatctttgatattaaCCATATCGATAAAACCCCACTTATTATTCCAGGACATCATGGTGGATGTATCTCAAATCTTTATGTGGATCCTACATGTAGATTCATGATTAGTACAAGTGGTAACCGAGGCTGGCAAGGTACAGCGACCGATGTAACTTTAATCTATGATATTGAACTAAATTAA
- a CDS encoding uncharacterized protein (similar to uniprot|Q04018 Saccharomyces cerevisiae YMR244W Hypothetical ORF) codes for MPSVKFIVLLCVLPVFFSQGSCKDSDSYHNVHSLKHAKAQGKQIEGKEVAHLFRRGGTCKFPNGDGMVAVQTSGKNAGWAMHNDQECSYGSWCPYACESGQLMNQWDPEVTSYTYPGSQYGGLYCDDSGNLQKKRSGGYCYEGKGTVVANNKAGSGVAFCQTVLPGNEEMMIPTLVDGGSQETLAVPGTEYWAGTAAHYYINPPGTSVSDGCQWGSTAKAIGNWAPYVAGANMDDSKNTFVKIGWNPVYLESGSPFKNTKPSFGVKITCDDESNCEGLPCSIDPSKQDVNEVESNEKSTGDGATFCVVTAKNGAKANIEVFESGSSSQKKREHHAHRENVQTTTEYKTVTVKV; via the coding sequence ATGCCAAGTGTCAAATTTATAGTTTTGCTGTGCGTTTTGCCAGTGTTCTTCAGCCAGGGCTCATGTAAGGACTCGGATTCATACCATAATGTGCATTCTCTTAAGCATGCCAAGGCACAGGGAaaacaaattgaaggtAAAGAAGTCGCACATTTATTCCGTAGAGGGGGTACTTGCAAATTCCCCAACGGAGACGGAATGGTAGCGGTGCAAACCAGTGGGAAAAATGCGGGATGGGCCATGCATAATGACCAAGAATGTTCATATGGATCGTGGTGTCCATATGCATGTGAATCAGGACAATTGATGAACCAATGGGATCCCGAAGTCACTTCGTATACCTACCCAGGTTCCCAGTACGGTGGATTATACTGTGACGACAGTGGTAACTTGCAGAAAAAGAGAAGCGGTGGCTACTGTTACGAAGGTAAAGGAACAGTCGTCGCAAATAACAAGGCAGGTTCAGGTGTTGCCTTTTGTCAAACTGTCTTACCAGgtaatgaagaaatgaTGATTCCAACTTTAGTTGATGGAGGTTCCCAAGAAACTTTGGCAGTTCCTGGTACTGAATATTGGGCGGGTACTGCCGCTCATTACTACATCAACCCTCCAGGCACTAGTGTCAGTGATGGTTGTCAATGGGGATCTACGGCAAAGGCCATTGGTAACTGGGCACCTTATGTGGCCGGTGCTAACATGGATGACAGCAAAAATACATTTGTGAAAATCGGTTGGAATCCTGTCTACTTGGAATCAGGCTCACCTTTCAAGAACACAAAGCCTAGCTTTGGTGTCAAAATCACTtgtgatgatgaatctaATTGTGAAGGGTTGCCTTGCAGTATCGATCCATCTAAACAGGATGTTAATGAAGTTGAATCGAATGAAAAGTCTACCGGTGACGGCGCAACTTTCTGTGTCGTAACTGCGAAGAACGGAGCCAAAGCAAATATCGAAGTGTTCGAAAGCGGTAGTAGCAGCCAGAAAAAGAGAGAACATCACGCCCACAGGGAAAACGTGCAGACAACAACAGAGTATAAGACAGTTACAGTGAAAGTTTAA
- the CAF16 gene encoding putative ATP-binding cassette family ATPase CAF16 (similar to uniprot|P43569 Saccharomyces cerevisiae YFL028C CAF16 Part of the evolutionarily-conserved CCR4-NOT transcriptional regulatory complex involved in controlling mRNA initiation elongation and degradation putative ABC ATPase interacts with Ssn2p Ssn3p and Ssn8p), with product MASNDLAVEVHDLTYAFPGSKRSAIHDLSLSVEWNKKVLVVGNNGAGKSTLLKLLSGKHLCLGGNIKVGNKNPFAPNNDQESVILTTYLGTEWASMAIVHRDIGVLELLESIGLSHYRARGEELVRILEVDINWRMFKLSDGQKRRVQLCMGLLKPFKVLLLDEVTVDLDVVARDRLFQFLDRETRDRQCSVVYATHIFDGLAPWADEIIHLQDGTITRTLDYQRDIHFTKEIEGVQERKDNGRHTVILGYMKSLYPLALHWLTRDQVEDQKL from the coding sequence ATGGCCTCGAACGACCTAGCAGTGGAAGTGCACGATCTAACGTACGCATTCCCCGGAAGTAAACGCTCAGCAATCCACGATCTATCGCTAAGTGTCGAATGGAACAAGAAAGTCTTAGTGGTGGGTAACAACGGTGCTGGAAAATCTACGCTGTTGAAACTACTAAGTGGTAAACATTTGTGTCTCGGTGGGAACATAAAAGTTGGAAACAAGAACCCATTCGCACCAAACAATGACCAGGAGTCCGTGATACTGACTACTTACTTAGGCACTGAATGGGCTAGTATGGCTATTGTACACAGGGATATAGGAGTCCTGGAACTCTTGGAGAGTATCGGACTAAGCCACTACAGGGCTCGAGGTGAAGAGCTAGTGAGAATCTTGGAAGTGGATATCAATTGGAGAATGTTCAAACTTAGCGATGGCCAAAAGAGACGTGTACAACTGTGCATGGGTTTATTGAAACCCTTCAAAGTTCTGCTATTAGACGAAGTCACTGTGGACTTGGATGTCGTGGCACGTGACCGTCTATTCCAATTCCTGGATCGAGAAACGAGAGACAGACAATGTAGCGTTGTGTATGCAACGCACATTTTCGATGGGCTAGCACCATGGGCTGATGAGATTATCCATTTGCAAGATGGCACCATCACAAGAACGTTGGATTACCAACGTGATATCCACTTTACAAAGGAAATAGAGGGCGTCCAAGAGCGAAAGGACAACGGACGACACACCGTGATACTAGGCTACATGAAGAGTTTATACCCGCTTGCACTCCACTGGTTGACCAGAGACCAAGTCGAAGACCAAAAGCTTTGA